One window of Medicago truncatula cultivar Jemalong A17 chromosome 2, MtrunA17r5.0-ANR, whole genome shotgun sequence genomic DNA carries:
- the LOC25486173 gene encoding lactoylglutathione lyase GLX1 yields the protein MAEAAQPNAELLEWAKKDKRRFLHAVYRVGDLDRTIKFYTEAFGMKLLRKRDVPEEKYANAFLGFGPETSNFVVELTYNYGVTSYDIGTGFGHFAIATPDVYKFVENARAKGGKVTREPGPVSGGTSVIAFVADPDGYLFEILQRASTPEPLCQVMLRVGDLERSIKFYEKALGLKLARTIDRPQYKYTLAMLGYAEEHETIVLELTYNYGVTEYTKGNAYAQVAVGTDDVYKSAELVNLATQEFGGKITRQPGPIPGLNTKITSFLDPDGWKTVLVDNQDFLKELE from the exons ATGGCTGAGGCTGCACAACCTAATGCTGAGCTATTGGAATGGGCGAAAAAAGATAAGCGCCGCTTCCTGCATGCTGTTTACCGTGTCGGTGATCTTGATCGTACCATCAA GTTTTACACTGAAGCTTTTGGAATGAAGCTTTTGAGGAAAAGAGATGTTCCAGAGGAGAAATACGCCAATGCTTTTCTTGGATTTGGCCCGGAAACATCCAATTTTGTCGTGGAATTAACTTATA ATTATGGGGTGACCTCGTACGATATTGGAACTGGTTTTGGACATTTTGCTATCGCTACTCCAGAT GTCTACAAATTTGTTGAAAACGCCCGGGCTAAGGGTGGAAAAGTCACTAGGGAGCCTGGTCCAGTTAGTGGCGGGACAAGTGTTATTGCCTTTGTGGCTGATCCTGATGGTTATCTTTTTGAAATTCTCCAAAGAGCTTCTACCCCTGAGCCATTATGCCAAGTAATGCTTCGTGTGGGTGACTTAGAGCGCTCAATTAAGTTTTATGAAAAG GCTTTGGGTTTGAAGCTGGCGAGGACGATTGATAGACCTCAATACAAG TACACTTTAGCTATGCTTGGGTACGCAGAGGAGCACGAGACCATTGTGTTGGAGCTGACATATAACTATGGTGTCACTGAATACACCAAGGGAAATGCTTATGCACAG GTTGCTGTTGGCACCGATGATGTATACAAGAGTGCCGAGTTAGTCAACCTAGCCACTCAAGAATTTGGAGGGAAGATTACCAGGCAACCAGGGCCAATCCCTGGCCTCAACACAAAGATCACTTCTTTCTTAGATCCAGATGGATGGAAAACT GTGTTGGTTGACAATCAAGATTTTCTGAAGGAACTGGAGTGA